GAGTATAATTAGGTTGAATACCAATTACCCTTTCCCAACTCATCAAAGCCTCGTCATAACGGTGGAGATTGTATAAAGCATTACCTCGATCATGCCATGATTCTACGTCATTAACATCGATGGAGAGCGCCCGATCAAAACTATCAATAGCTTCCTCATAACGTTCCAAATAACCCAGCGCACTCCCCCGATTATGCCACGCTTGAGCGATAGTTTCATCAACCTTGAGGATATGCTCCCAAGAACTAATAGCGCCCTCCAAATCACCGTTTTGAGCCTTCTCTAAGCCCAAATTAAACCAATGCTCTAACCAACTTTGATCCACATGATCATCATCTTTTGCTATGGTGGCGGGCACATTAATATCCCCCAATTCAAACTCTGATACTGACTGACTCATTTCGATGAGCTTTTCCATAATAATTCCAGCATCAGTGGTATCTAAACCTAATTTTTCCGCCGTTTCCCGTGCAAAATTTTCATCTTTTTGTAACAAAGTCAAAATATCCGCTAAACTTTCTACAGAGTTATCCGCACCAATTTCTGTATCTTGCCTGGATTCAATTTCTAAATTACCATCAGTGCGTTTGAGAATATCCTCTCCCAATTTATACGCTAAATCACCAATGGGGCGCACAAAAGGCAAAGAAGCTGTTAACTCCCCCAAAATAATCATCCTTGAAGCTAAATGATAATTAGGGGCAAAAGATTTAAGCAATTTGGTTCGATATTTTTGTAGCCACCCAAGCCATACTTCCACTGTAATACGGGGTTCTAATTTTTGGAAAAACTGTTCGATGCGATTTTCACCCCAACCGTTGGCGACTCCTTCTAAAAGTTGATGAAACAGATATTCTAAATTTTCATCTTTAACGGCAGAGGAGAATTTCTCTGGGTTATTTCCCCCCACGGTATCATCATCCTCTGCCATCTCAACATTTTCTGAACCTTTAACCCAACGCCATATTTTCTTGATCATGTCACGAAAAACTTTAAGCCATTATTATCGATTAATATTAGCAAAGAAAATGAATTAGGTGGCAATTTTCGGATTTCTGATAACTAGGTTGTGCTGAAAAAGTATTTTGGTGAGGGGAGGTGACAGGTGTCGGGTGTCGCGGTGAAATTCTTATAAATTAAAGAGTTAAGCCAAATAGTTGTTTTTCATAAATTACTCATCTGTATTAATAATTTTTGATTTGAAAGAACAAAATACAGTATTTTTAGAGAAAAAAGGCTATTTTTAGCACTTTTTCTGAGTTTTATTATGCTTAAAACCTTTGTTTTAAAAGGGTTTTGATTTATTCAGCAGACCCTATTTTAAAATTTAGCCTCACTTTTAGATTTAACAACTAGATAACTGAGCTAAACTCCAATCAGGGCGTAAATTTTGAGCATTTCTGAGGTAAGGGTGATAAATTTCTTGGGGTGGTTTAGTGGTATTGAAATAAATTAGCACTCGAATACAACGCTCTAAACTTCCCTCAACCTTCATCTGCTGTAAATCTAATAATGGTACATTTGCCCATTGAGGGCGCTCACGCGCAACGGCAGCAGGGAAAGCAACATCTAAATCAGGAGTCGCCGTGAAAATCACACTGATGACATCCTCATAATCTAGTTGATTACGAGTTTCAATTTCCATCATCAACTCACTAATTGCCTCTCTCATGGCTTCTATGGTGTTTTGTCGGGCGGTAGTTGCTCCTCTAATTGCTCGTACTTTCCACATTACCTAATTTTCTCCTCTTGGGCTTACTGCTAAATAATATCATTAAGGACGATATAACCACAAGGGTTGTCCATTGGTGGCTATTTCAAACTCTAACCAACTAATAGTAGAGCCTAATCCTGATTTTACCTGACTACGACCATTAAGGATACGATTAATTAGTGGCTTAGGTTGCTCAATGGTTTCCATCTCTGTTTTGTCGGCATCCAGTTTTACTAATTCACAAGCCCAGCGCCTAGCATCTTCTTCGCTTCCGAGACGATCTACTAAACCTAATTCTAATGCCTGTTGTCCGCTAAAAATGCGCCCGTCAGCGAAACTTTTCACCGTTTCAATGCTTAATTTGCGCCCTTCCGCAACGGTTTCTACAAATTGCTGATAACTGCTATCAATCAACTGTTGTAATATATTTCTTTCTTCCTCAGAGAGACTTCGATCAAATGAAAGTATATCTTTATAGGGACCTGATTTAATCACCTGAAAGGAAACACCCACTTTATCCAATAATTTTTCAAGGTTGTTACCTCTAATAATTACTCCCACACTACCGGTGATTGTACCGGGATTGGACATAATATGATTAGCGCCCACCCCGATATATACGCCCCCTGATGCTGATATATTGCCAAAACTAGCGATGATTTTGATTTTTTCCCCTAATTTTCTCAGGGCAGAATAAATTTCTTGGGAGTCAGCCACTGTACCGCCGGGGGAGTCGATACGCAATAATAAAGCAGGATATTTTCTTTCTTCTACTATTTTCAGCGCCCCTAACACTTGCTCACGAGTTTGGGCGCCGATAGCGCCGTTAATTTCAATACGGGCGATTTTTTTCTTTCTTTTTGATTTGAAGGGCCAGAT
This sequence is a window from Cyanobacterium sp. T60_A2020_053. Protein-coding genes within it:
- the aroH gene encoding chorismate mutase, translated to MWKVRAIRGATTARQNTIEAMREAISELMMEIETRNQLDYEDVISVIFTATPDLDVAFPAAVARERPQWANVPLLDLQQMKVEGSLERCIRVLIYFNTTKPPQEIYHPYLRNAQNLRPDWSLAQLSSC
- the sppA gene encoding signal peptide peptidase SppA; protein product: MIWPFKSKRKKKIARIEINGAIGAQTREQVLGALKIVEERKYPALLLRIDSPGGTVADSQEIYSALRKLGEKIKIIASFGNISASGGVYIGVGANHIMSNPGTITGSVGVIIRGNNLEKLLDKVGVSFQVIKSGPYKDILSFDRSLSEEERNILQQLIDSSYQQFVETVAEGRKLSIETVKSFADGRIFSGQQALELGLVDRLGSEEDARRWACELVKLDADKTEMETIEQPKPLINRILNGRSQVKSGLGSTISWLEFEIATNGQPLWLYRP
- a CDS encoding tetratricopeptide repeat protein, whose product is MIKKIWRWVKGSENVEMAEDDDTVGGNNPEKFSSAVKDENLEYLFHQLLEGVANGWGENRIEQFFQKLEPRITVEVWLGWLQKYRTKLLKSFAPNYHLASRMIILGELTASLPFVRPIGDLAYKLGEDILKRTDGNLEIESRQDTEIGADNSVESLADILTLLQKDENFARETAEKLGLDTTDAGIIMEKLIEMSQSVSEFELGDINVPATIAKDDDHVDQSWLEHWFNLGLEKAQNGDLEGAISSWEHILKVDETIAQAWHNRGSALGYLERYEEAIDSFDRALSIDVNDVESWHDRGNALYNLHRYDEALMSWERVIGIQPNYTQAWYSKGLVLEHLNRFEEALEMYLQVRALDPNFPDLDDKINRLNLRR